The Candidatus Omnitrophota bacterium genome includes the window GGTTATCCTGCAGCGAGCCCAATCTCCAGAATATCCCGGTCAAAACCGAGCTGGGCCGCTCCATCCGCCGGGCCTTCATCGCCGGCATCCCGGATGGCGCGCTGCTGGCGGCGGATTATTCCCAGATCGAGCTGCGGATTCTGGCCCACCTTTCAGGCGACGCGCATTTGACGGAGGCGTTCCGCCAGCACCGGGATATCCACCGATTTACCGCGTCGCTGATCTACGGGTGCTCCGAAGCGGAGGTCCAGCCTCAGCAGCGCAGCGCCATGAAGGCGGTGAACTTCGGCATCATCTACGGGATGTCCGCGCACGGCTTATCCAAGGAGCTAGGCATCGGTGTCGAGGAAGCGCAAGCGTTCATCGAGGCTTATTTCGAACGGTACCCCAAGGTTCGCGACTACCTGCAGAGCCAAATCGAATGCGCGAAGCGCGATGGATTTGTCCAGACCCTGCTGGGCCGCCGACGGTACATTCCGGAGGTGAAGAGCCCTGACGGCCTGATGCGCCAGTTTGGCGAGCGCATGGCGATCAACGCGCCGATCCAAGGCAGCGCCGCAGACCTGATTAAACAGGCGATGGTGGAGATCGACCTCGCGCTGCGCGCGGGCGGCTTCCGCAGCCGCATGGTGCTGCAGGTTCATGACGAATTGGTCTTTGAAGCTCCCCAGGCCGAGCTCGCCAGGTTGGGATCGTTGGTGCGCGACACCATGGAGCACGCCATGACGCTGACCGTCCCGCTGACCGTGACTCTGAACGCCGGACCCAATTGGCTCGAGCTGACTCCGGTGGAATGATTGTCATCGGCGTCACCGGGGGCGTCGGGATGGGCAAGAGCACGGTCGCGAAGATGCTGGCGCGGAAAGGCGCGGTGGTGCTTGATGCGGATGCGCTCTCACACGAGGCGATGGAGCCGAAGAAGCTGGCGTGGCGGAAGATCGTCAAGGCCTTCGGCGAGCGGGTGCTGAATGACGATCAAACGATCCGCCGCCAGCAACTCGCCGCCGTCGTCTTCCGCGATGCGCAGCAGCGCCAACGCCTGGAGCAGATCCTTCATCCTCAAGTGCTCCGGATGATGAAGCAGCAGATTCAACGCCTGCGGCGCTCATGCAAGGTCAACGCGGTGGTCGTGGACGTTCCGCTGCTGCTTGAGGCGGGAGGATCGGGGCTGGTCGACGCGCTTGTCGTGGTGACGGCGCGGCCTGAGGTCCAACGGCAACGATTGAAAAACGCCCATGGATGGACTGATGAGGAAATCGATGCGCGGATGGCAGCGCAATGGGATGTGTCGGCTAAGGCGGCGCTGGCCGATGTGGTCGTGGAAAACTCAGACGGCGTGGATCGCACGCGAACACAGGTGGATCGGCTATGGAACAGACTGGTAGCGCAACACAGCAGCAAGTGAAGCTCGACATCGCCGCGCTCAAGGGCCTGAAAATTTCAGAGCTCACGAAGGTGGCGAGGGATCTGGGTGTGAACGGCATCTCGGGCCTGAAGAAACAGGACCTGATTTTTAAGGTCCTCTCAGCTCAAACGGAGAAGGAAGGGCTGATTTTTTCCTCCGGGGTGCTGGAAATTCTACCGGATGGCTTCGGCTTTCTCCGGTCGCCCAACTACAACTACCTGCCGTGTCCGGATGATATTTACGTCTCCCCATCGCAGATCCGCCGGTTCGATCTGCGCACGGGAGACATCGTCAACGGCCAAGTGCGGCCCCCGAAGGAGGGGGAGCGGTATTTCGCCCTCCTGAAGGTCGAGGCCGTCAACCACGAGAACCCGGAAGATTCCAAGGTCAAGGTGAACTTTGATAACCTCACCCCAATCTATCCGAATCAGCGGTTTGTGCTCGAGACCAACCAGAAGGAAATGTCGACGAGGATTTTGGATTTGCTCTCCCCGATCGGCAAGGGGCAGCGCGTCTGGATCGTGGCCCCGCCCTACAGCGGCAAAACCGTGCTGCTGCAGAAAATCGCCAATGCGATCACCACCAACAATCCGGAAGTCGTGCTCATCGTCCTACTGATCGATGAGCGCCCGGAAGAGGTGACCGACATGCAGCGCTCGGTGAAGGGCGAGGTGATTTCCTCCACCTTCGATGAGCCGGCCGACCGGCATATCCAGGTGGCGGAAATCGTGCTGGAAAAAGCCAAGCGGCAGGTCG containing:
- a CDS encoding dephospho-CoA kinase → MIVIGVTGGVGMGKSTVAKMLARKGAVVLDADALSHEAMEPKKLAWRKIVKAFGERVLNDDQTIRRQQLAAVVFRDAQQRQRLEQILHPQVLRMMKQQIQRLRRSCKVNAVVVDVPLLLEAGGSGLVDALVVVTARPEVQRQRLKNAHGWTDEEIDARMAAQWDVSAKAALADVVVENSDGVDRTRTQVDRLWNRLVAQHSSK
- the rho gene encoding transcription termination factor Rho, coding for MEQTGSATQQQVKLDIAALKGLKISELTKVARDLGVNGISGLKKQDLIFKVLSAQTEKEGLIFSSGVLEILPDGFGFLRSPNYNYLPCPDDIYVSPSQIRRFDLRTGDIVNGQVRPPKEGERYFALLKVEAVNHENPEDSKVKVNFDNLTPIYPNQRFVLETNQKEMSTRILDLLSPIGKGQRVWIVAPPYSGKTVLLQKIANAITTNNPEVVLIVLLIDERPEEVTDMQRSVKGEVISSTFDEPADRHIQVAEIVLEKAKRQVEHKKDVVVLLDSITRLARAYNTVEPHSGRVLTGGLDANALHKPKRFFGSARGTEEGGSLTIIGTCIIDTGSRMDEVIFEEFKGTGNMELTLDRNLFQRRIYPAIDIRRSNTRREELLIPNDELQKIWVLRKVLNEMDPVQSMELLIDRLSKTKSNQEFLATMAKKS